A single region of the Solwaraspora sp. WMMD791 genome encodes:
- a CDS encoding S8 family serine peptidase, with protein MDPEQVMRPPGATMPRVTSRIATVLVVVLLAAVTTAGSARADEKVVYYTVAASYEGKPETLGTIAHRLLGDSARSTEVYNLNVGRRQPDGTALTDPDSLRAGWYLVMPWDAAGPGVRRGVLPTEPPPASDPAPVGGDPQASPGQPVNPSVPTRPATTTGPGPSAGPQPSAGPGGRPELAGVPPNPAQVPTAPPPPVAEGECVAATAASEPSDWAMVRLAADLAWPHTRGHGQLVAIVDSGVDGRSEQLSGRVAIGANIVTGDGRGDVDCLGSGTAMAGLIAAEPATPQETFTGVAPESVVMPVRIVIDEGPADPTVQATAIEVAVSTGANVIALGAYVDVTAAPVAAAVATALSHDIVVVAGAPADDAAGGATAAPDGLIAVGGIGVDGMTAQDYLPGSVDVVAPGVNVTSIGANGTRSFTGSGTQYAVAAVAGVAALVRASHPALTATQVAHRVAVTADRMGDAEPDPRYGYGMVNPEAAVVRVLPEEVTPISGGASTGGEGDSGAVRVVFLLTLLAGVVLTGLLILRLRRSMREPAETGEELDAQWPHRRPTAAASQ; from the coding sequence ATGGACCCTGAGCAGGTGATGCGGCCGCCGGGCGCGACCATGCCCCGGGTCACGAGCAGGATCGCGACGGTGCTCGTCGTGGTCCTGCTCGCGGCCGTGACGACGGCAGGGTCGGCGCGCGCCGACGAGAAGGTCGTCTACTACACGGTGGCGGCGTCGTACGAGGGCAAGCCGGAGACCCTCGGCACCATCGCCCACCGGCTGCTCGGCGACAGCGCGCGGTCCACCGAGGTGTACAACCTCAACGTCGGGCGGCGCCAGCCGGACGGCACCGCGCTGACCGATCCGGACTCGCTGCGCGCCGGCTGGTACCTGGTGATGCCGTGGGACGCCGCCGGACCCGGCGTGCGGCGCGGCGTACTGCCGACCGAGCCGCCGCCGGCGTCCGACCCGGCACCGGTCGGTGGCGACCCGCAGGCGTCACCGGGTCAGCCGGTGAACCCGTCCGTACCGACCCGGCCGGCCACCACCACCGGGCCCGGGCCGTCGGCCGGCCCGCAGCCCTCCGCCGGTCCGGGCGGCCGACCGGAGCTGGCCGGCGTCCCGCCCAACCCGGCGCAGGTGCCGACCGCACCGCCGCCGCCGGTCGCCGAGGGTGAGTGCGTCGCGGCGACCGCCGCGAGCGAACCCTCGGACTGGGCGATGGTGCGGCTCGCCGCCGACCTGGCCTGGCCGCACACCCGGGGCCACGGCCAGCTGGTGGCGATCGTCGACTCCGGCGTCGACGGCCGTAGCGAGCAGCTCAGCGGCCGGGTGGCGATCGGTGCGAACATCGTGACCGGTGACGGCCGTGGCGACGTCGACTGCCTGGGCAGCGGGACGGCGATGGCCGGTCTGATCGCCGCCGAACCGGCGACGCCACAGGAGACGTTCACCGGCGTGGCGCCCGAGTCGGTGGTGATGCCGGTGCGGATCGTCATCGACGAGGGACCGGCCGATCCGACCGTGCAGGCGACGGCGATCGAGGTCGCCGTCTCGACCGGGGCCAACGTAATCGCGCTGGGCGCGTACGTCGACGTCACCGCCGCGCCGGTGGCAGCCGCAGTGGCGACCGCCCTGTCGCACGACATCGTCGTGGTCGCCGGCGCACCGGCGGACGACGCGGCCGGCGGCGCGACGGCGGCACCGGACGGACTCATCGCCGTGGGCGGCATCGGCGTCGACGGGATGACGGCGCAGGACTACCTGCCGGGCTCGGTCGACGTCGTCGCCCCAGGGGTGAACGTCACCAGCATCGGCGCCAACGGGACCCGGTCGTTCACCGGCAGCGGCACCCAGTACGCGGTCGCGGCGGTCGCCGGGGTCGCGGCCCTCGTCCGCGCCTCCCACCCGGCTCTGACGGCGACGCAGGTGGCGCACCGGGTGGCGGTCACCGCCGACCGGATGGGCGACGCCGAGCCGGACCCGCGGTACGGCTACGGGATGGTCAACCCGGAGGCCGCGGTCGTCCGGGTCCTGCCGGAGGAGGTGACGCCGATCTCCGGCGGTGCCTCGACGGGTGGCGAGGGTGACAGCGGGGCGGTACGGGTCGTGTTCCTACTGACCCTGCTCGCCGGGGTCGTCCTCACCGGGCTGCTGATACTCCGGCTGCGGCGAAGCATGCGCGAACCGGCGGAGACCGGCGAGGAGCTGGACGCGCAGTGGCCACACCGGCGGCCGACCGCCGCCGCGTCCCAATGA
- the mycP gene encoding type VII secretion-associated serine protease mycosin — translation MTVVRALAGLTAGLVAALAAGVPVAAAPALPDPGDGCLRPPESMETGVPWAQSWLGVQRVWPLARGAGVTVAVVDTGVAADSPQLRGRVLPGLDLTSPGNTRADRDCFGHGTFVAGIIGAAPTDGTGFHGVAPDVRILPVRVANSMDDGTARLLAQGIRAAVDGGAHVINISASTTAPEQGLVSAIEYAERRDVVVVAAAANRAGQDQQVAYPAALPTVLAVGAIDSTGALAAFSQTGPHLGLTAPGVEVVSIGPGGPGHWRGSGTSYAVPFVAGVAALVRAYRPDLSAAQVRHRLLATADHPAVALPDAGYGWGVVNPAAAVSATLAEEGGGAAVVPGPDARHPALPPPDPIGPTMAALAAGTAVVLLGLVALLRVLIPAGRARGWRSAGATVDRPAGERTGG, via the coding sequence GTGACTGTCGTCCGGGCCCTCGCGGGACTCACCGCCGGGCTGGTCGCCGCCCTGGCCGCAGGAGTCCCGGTGGCGGCGGCACCGGCGCTGCCCGACCCCGGCGACGGGTGCCTGCGGCCACCGGAGAGCATGGAGACCGGCGTCCCCTGGGCCCAGTCCTGGCTGGGGGTGCAGCGGGTCTGGCCGTTGGCCCGGGGTGCGGGAGTCACCGTCGCCGTCGTCGACACCGGTGTCGCCGCGGACAGCCCGCAACTACGCGGTCGGGTCCTGCCGGGCCTCGACCTGACCAGCCCGGGCAACACCCGGGCCGACCGGGACTGTTTCGGCCACGGCACGTTCGTCGCCGGGATCATCGGTGCCGCGCCGACCGACGGGACCGGCTTCCACGGCGTCGCCCCCGACGTGCGGATCCTGCCCGTCCGGGTGGCGAACAGCATGGACGACGGCACCGCCAGGCTGCTCGCGCAGGGGATCCGCGCCGCCGTCGACGGCGGCGCCCACGTCATCAACATCTCCGCCAGCACCACCGCGCCCGAGCAGGGCCTGGTGTCGGCGATCGAGTACGCCGAACGGCGCGACGTCGTGGTGGTGGCGGCCGCGGCCAACCGGGCCGGGCAGGACCAACAGGTGGCGTACCCGGCGGCTTTGCCGACCGTGCTGGCGGTCGGGGCGATCGACTCGACCGGTGCGCTCGCCGCCTTCTCCCAGACCGGGCCCCATCTCGGGCTGACCGCACCGGGTGTGGAGGTGGTCAGCATCGGACCCGGTGGCCCCGGGCACTGGCGCGGTAGTGGCACCAGCTACGCGGTGCCCTTCGTGGCAGGCGTGGCGGCGCTGGTCCGCGCGTACCGGCCGGATCTGTCCGCCGCGCAGGTGCGGCACCGCCTGCTGGCGACCGCCGACCATCCCGCGGTGGCGCTGCCTGACGCCGGCTACGGCTGGGGCGTGGTCAACCCGGCGGCGGCGGTGTCGGCGACGCTCGCCGAGGAGGGCGGCGGCGCTGCGGTGGTGCCGGGCCCCGACGCCCGCCACCCCGCCCTGCCGCCGCCCGACCCGATCGGGCCGACGATGGCCGCGCTCGCCGCCGGTACGGCGGTCGTGCTGCTCGGACTGGTGGCCCTGCTGCGGGTGCTGATACCGGCCGGCCGGGCCCGTGGCTGGCGGTCCGCCGGCGCCACCGTCGACCGCCCGGCGGGTGAGCGGACCGGCGGGTGA
- the eccCa gene encoding type VII secretion protein EccCa translates to MGTVPYSRKARRAGPVAPVEEIALQEPPVIPEPAERGISSVLMLAPMGIASLAMVLMFLRPNAGALAYVGVCLMVLAAVTMMIVPLIRNAGQHKYRLNGERRDYLRYLGQVRRRVRNSLVEERRAARWLHPHPGALWTMALSQRLWERRTSHEDFGEVRVGLGARRSTTRLVAPSSKPVADLEPLAAHALRRFLRAYTILQDAPIALYLRGFSRVGFRGERRTVRATVRAMLAQLTVAHSPQDLHVVVAATGTDWDWVKWLPHVQDDSVPDVTGTRRRVVTEADELDELLAALGVPDRPGFEPDTPVTAMEPFVVLVLDGPTLPANHRLGTDGYRNLIVLDVQTALGWETHPHTLLIQAAGEQLHVVSFDHLGASSSSALCRPDLMSVTSAEALARTIARYRVGQGGDTEEPLATDYDLAGLLALGDLNTFDPARYRAGRTAAQRLRVPIGMTATGSPIELDIKEAAEGGMGPHGMLIGATGSGKSELLRTLVLALAARHTSEELNLVLVDFKGGAAFLGFERLPHTSAVITNLSEELELVDRMQDALTGELNRRQEHLRASGYPSRRDYERARADGVAMEPMPALFIVVDEFSEMLSSKPEFIDTFGMIGRLGRSLGVHLLLASQRVDEGRIHTIESHLSYRIGLRTFSSMESRSVLGVPDAYELPNVPGNGYLRPDTQTLIRFKAAYCSGPWRPPSQRRRSAGPGGLVPFGTAHLRPEQPAGPQPDDEVDDGDKPPILADMLLQVLRGHGPAAHQVWLPPLTDTTTLEKLLPPLIDHPTLGLAPVGGFGTGQLTVPVGLIDLPAQQRRELLQASLAGSAGNVGIVGGPQSGKSTLLRTLICALALTHTAAEVQFYCLDFGGGALASLSRLPHVGGVAGRLDRDKVTRTVLEMTNLLARREMLFAEHGIDSMASYRRARADGQFRDLDPYGDVFLVVDGWYTARQDFQELDDRFGELAARGLGFGVHLLVSAGRWSEIRPWLRDVLGTRFELRLGDPVESEVNSRVAATVPAIPGRGITADRQHFLTALPRIDGDPNTEDLADATAELVEALDVPTAPRAPQVKLLPDRLLVTELPAPTAPSREAEIRIPLGLDDVRLAPLWHDFDAHPHLLIFGDTETGKTNLLRHIARSVVAHHTPKEARVVFGDSRRELHDAIPQANQIGYSMSAERLAATMAEAGQVLTSRLPGPEIPPSRLAKRDWWTGGRLFILVDDFELIEGGRDSPLAPLLPLLPHGAEVGLHLIIARSTSGAGRSMMNPVLRRAWELGTPAVLFSCPREEGSFLGNVRPRTLPPGRGQYIDRRRNVRLVQTPQLPAAEPPTS, encoded by the coding sequence GTGGGCACGGTCCCGTACTCGCGTAAGGCCCGGCGTGCCGGTCCCGTCGCACCGGTCGAAGAAATCGCCCTGCAGGAGCCGCCGGTCATCCCCGAGCCGGCCGAGCGCGGCATCAGCTCGGTGCTGATGCTGGCCCCGATGGGCATCGCCTCACTGGCCATGGTCCTGATGTTCCTGCGCCCCAACGCCGGTGCCCTGGCGTACGTCGGGGTCTGCCTCATGGTGCTCGCCGCCGTGACGATGATGATCGTGCCGCTGATCCGCAACGCCGGCCAGCACAAGTACCGGCTCAACGGCGAACGCCGCGACTACCTGCGCTATCTCGGCCAGGTACGGCGCAGGGTGCGCAACTCGCTCGTCGAGGAGCGCCGCGCCGCCCGCTGGCTGCACCCGCACCCCGGCGCGCTGTGGACGATGGCGCTGAGCCAGCGGCTGTGGGAGCGGCGCACCTCCCACGAGGACTTCGGTGAGGTGCGGGTGGGGCTGGGCGCCCGCCGCTCGACCACCCGGCTGGTCGCGCCGAGCAGCAAGCCGGTCGCCGATCTGGAGCCGCTCGCTGCCCACGCGCTGCGCCGCTTCCTGCGTGCGTACACCATCCTGCAGGACGCGCCGATCGCCCTCTACCTGCGTGGCTTCTCCCGGGTCGGGTTCCGGGGCGAGCGCCGGACCGTCCGCGCCACCGTCCGCGCGATGCTGGCCCAGCTGACCGTCGCGCACTCGCCACAGGACCTGCACGTGGTCGTCGCCGCCACCGGCACCGACTGGGACTGGGTCAAGTGGCTGCCGCACGTCCAGGACGACTCCGTACCGGACGTCACCGGCACCCGTCGGCGGGTCGTGACCGAAGCGGACGAGCTCGACGAACTCCTCGCCGCCCTCGGCGTACCGGACCGGCCCGGCTTCGAACCGGACACCCCGGTCACCGCGATGGAGCCGTTCGTGGTGCTGGTCCTCGACGGCCCGACGCTGCCGGCCAACCACCGCCTGGGCACCGACGGCTACCGGAATCTGATCGTGCTCGACGTCCAGACCGCCCTCGGCTGGGAAACGCACCCGCACACCCTGCTGATCCAGGCGGCCGGGGAACAGCTGCACGTCGTCTCGTTCGACCACCTGGGGGCCTCGAGCAGCAGCGCGCTGTGCCGGCCGGACCTGATGAGCGTGACGTCCGCCGAGGCGCTGGCCCGCACCATCGCCCGGTACCGGGTCGGTCAGGGCGGCGACACCGAGGAACCGTTGGCCACCGACTACGACCTGGCCGGGCTGCTCGCGCTCGGCGACCTGAACACCTTCGACCCGGCAAGGTACCGGGCGGGACGGACGGCGGCGCAGCGGTTGCGGGTGCCGATCGGGATGACCGCCACCGGCAGCCCGATCGAGCTCGACATCAAGGAGGCGGCGGAAGGCGGTATGGGGCCGCACGGGATGCTGATCGGCGCGACCGGCTCCGGCAAGAGCGAACTGCTGCGCACCCTGGTGCTGGCCCTGGCCGCCCGGCACACCTCCGAGGAGCTGAACCTGGTCCTGGTCGACTTCAAGGGCGGCGCGGCGTTCCTCGGCTTCGAACGGCTGCCGCACACCTCGGCGGTGATCACGAACCTGTCGGAGGAGCTCGAACTGGTCGACCGGATGCAGGATGCGCTCACCGGTGAGCTGAACCGGCGGCAGGAGCACCTGCGGGCCAGTGGCTACCCGTCCCGGCGCGACTACGAACGGGCCCGCGCCGACGGGGTCGCGATGGAGCCGATGCCGGCGCTGTTCATCGTCGTCGACGAGTTCAGCGAGATGCTCAGCAGCAAACCGGAGTTCATCGACACCTTCGGCATGATCGGACGGCTCGGCCGCAGCCTCGGGGTGCACCTGCTGCTGGCGAGCCAGCGGGTCGACGAGGGGCGGATCCACACCATCGAGTCACACCTGTCGTACCGGATCGGGCTACGGACCTTCTCCTCGATGGAGAGCCGCAGCGTGCTCGGGGTGCCGGACGCCTACGAGTTGCCGAACGTGCCCGGCAACGGCTACCTGCGACCGGACACCCAGACGCTGATCAGGTTCAAGGCGGCGTACTGTTCCGGGCCGTGGCGACCGCCGAGCCAGCGACGGCGCTCCGCCGGACCGGGCGGCCTGGTCCCGTTCGGGACCGCCCACCTGCGGCCGGAGCAGCCGGCCGGTCCGCAACCCGACGACGAGGTCGACGACGGTGACAAGCCACCGATCCTGGCCGACATGCTGCTGCAGGTGCTGCGGGGACACGGGCCTGCGGCCCACCAGGTGTGGCTGCCGCCGTTGACCGACACGACGACGCTGGAGAAGCTTCTGCCACCGCTGATCGACCACCCGACCCTGGGGCTCGCGCCGGTCGGTGGTTTCGGGACGGGGCAGCTCACCGTCCCGGTCGGCCTGATCGACCTGCCCGCCCAGCAACGCCGGGAACTGCTGCAGGCCAGCCTGGCCGGCAGCGCCGGCAACGTCGGCATCGTCGGCGGGCCCCAGTCGGGCAAGAGTACGTTGCTGCGGACGCTGATCTGTGCGCTCGCGCTGACCCACACCGCGGCCGAGGTCCAGTTCTACTGCCTCGACTTCGGCGGCGGCGCGTTGGCGTCGTTGTCGCGGCTGCCGCACGTCGGTGGGGTCGCCGGCCGCCTGGACCGCGACAAGGTGACCCGCACCGTACTGGAGATGACGAACCTTCTCGCCCGGCGCGAGATGCTCTTCGCCGAGCACGGGATCGACTCGATGGCCAGCTACCGGCGTGCCCGGGCGGACGGGCAGTTCCGCGACCTCGACCCGTACGGTGACGTGTTCCTCGTCGTCGACGGCTGGTACACCGCCCGGCAGGACTTCCAGGAACTGGACGACCGGTTCGGTGAGCTGGCGGCGCGCGGGCTCGGTTTCGGCGTCCACCTGCTGGTGTCCGCCGGTCGCTGGTCGGAGATCCGGCCCTGGCTGCGTGACGTGCTGGGCACCCGCTTCGAGCTGCGGCTCGGTGACCCGGTGGAGTCCGAGGTCAACAGCAGGGTCGCGGCGACCGTCCCGGCGATCCCCGGCCGGGGCATCACCGCCGACCGGCAGCACTTCCTCACCGCGCTGCCCCGCATCGACGGCGACCCGAACACCGAGGATCTCGCCGACGCCACCGCCGAGCTGGTCGAAGCGCTCGACGTACCCACCGCCCCCCGGGCACCGCAGGTGAAACTGCTGCCGGACCGGCTGCTCGTCACCGAACTGCCGGCACCCACCGCGCCGTCGCGGGAAGCCGAGATCCGCATCCCGCTCGGCCTCGACGACGTACGGCTGGCACCACTGTGGCACGACTTCGACGCCCACCCGCACCTGCTGATCTTCGGCGACACCGAGACCGGCAAGACGAACCTGCTGCGGCACATCGCCCGCAGCGTCGTCGCGCACCACACTCCCAAGGAGGCCCGGGTGGTCTTCGGCGATTCCCGGCGTGAGCTGCACGACGCGATCCCGCAGGCGAATCAGATCGGCTACTCGATGTCGGCCGAACGGCTCGCCGCGACGATGGCCGAGGCCGGGCAGGTGCTCACCTCCCGGCTACCCGGCCCGGAGATACCGCCCAGCAGGCTGGCGAAACGCGACTGGTGGACCGGCGGCCGGTTGTTCATCCTGGTCGACGACTTCGAGCTGATCGAGGGCGGCCGGGACTCACCACTGGCTCCACTGTTGCCGCTGCTGCCGCACGGCGCCGAGGTCGGCCTGCACCTGATCATCGCCCGGAGCACGTCCGGCGCAGGCCGGTCGATGATGAACCCGGTGCTGCGCCGCGCCTGGGAGCTGGGCACGCCGGCGGTACTCTTCTCCTGCCCGCGTGAGGAGGGCAGCTTCCTCGGCAACGTCCGGCCCCGGACCCTGCCGCCGGGCCGTGGCCAGTACATCGACCGTCGACGCAACGTACGACTGGTGCAGACGCCGCAGTTGCCGGCTGCCGAGCCGCCGACGTCCTGA
- a CDS encoding RICIN domain-containing protein — protein sequence MLGRAWRSLRTTRQRVEAGVAFTAAVACIVAAGLQVGPALAETKIEGKPVPPDVLAAIVIGTTACPTLTGPRLAAQLMAASEFEPQARTPYGEGLAGMDAQQWQEWAPWVSAQRDDVRANVLAIAHRTCAAVGQARSVGVSGDLWKAAVAAERVDIQQVIDADGVPEQAREHVDTVVGYANWYADQPQFAGADEAAPAASPASTTAPVTVPEEYVELVHTAGNVCPDDVSAAQIAAQLMAVSGFDPNLKGDQGGQGIAQFTEAMWDQYRPSRSASVWDPVAAIPALGSAMCDLTNQLSNMKVEGTGSYELALAAYQWGTTAVRAAGGVPRQAAIPQLVDLVAGYVDGYLADERLVKPSPSPSASPSPSLSPSPSPSPSGSPQPGPGPTTTGPQPSSSPTVAPKPQAPKTTAPPATVWDPTVRYQFTNVLSGKIMEVPGLDDTTIAGVTVQLWRNNRGKDQHWHIIEAPDPGWVVIKNAFNHKALGIMDASVDDNAKLILFEPNHNDHNQQWKLERRADGSYNIRNRHSNKVLDILGDDINGSDGTPINQWTFQDHAVDQRWTLSR from the coding sequence GTGCTCGGGCGGGCCTGGCGGTCGCTGCGGACCACCCGACAACGCGTCGAGGCAGGGGTGGCCTTCACCGCGGCGGTGGCCTGCATCGTCGCCGCCGGCCTGCAGGTCGGGCCGGCGCTGGCCGAGACCAAGATCGAGGGTAAGCCGGTGCCGCCGGACGTGCTGGCGGCGATCGTCATCGGGACGACCGCCTGCCCGACGCTCACCGGCCCCCGCCTCGCCGCCCAGCTGATGGCCGCCTCGGAGTTCGAACCCCAGGCCCGCACCCCGTACGGGGAGGGCCTCGCGGGCATGGACGCCCAGCAGTGGCAGGAGTGGGCGCCCTGGGTGTCGGCCCAACGTGACGACGTGCGGGCCAACGTACTCGCCATCGCGCACCGCACCTGCGCGGCCGTCGGGCAGGCCCGGTCGGTGGGCGTCTCCGGCGACCTGTGGAAGGCGGCCGTCGCCGCCGAGCGGGTCGACATCCAGCAGGTGATCGACGCGGACGGGGTGCCCGAGCAGGCCCGGGAGCATGTCGACACCGTCGTGGGGTACGCGAACTGGTACGCCGACCAGCCGCAGTTCGCCGGGGCCGACGAGGCGGCACCGGCCGCGTCGCCCGCCTCGACGACCGCGCCGGTCACTGTCCCCGAGGAGTACGTCGAACTGGTGCACACCGCCGGTAACGTCTGCCCGGACGACGTCTCCGCCGCGCAGATCGCCGCTCAGTTGATGGCGGTCTCCGGGTTCGACCCGAACCTCAAGGGCGACCAGGGCGGCCAGGGGATCGCCCAGTTCACCGAGGCCATGTGGGACCAGTACCGGCCGTCGCGGTCGGCGTCGGTGTGGGATCCGGTGGCCGCGATCCCGGCGCTGGGCAGCGCGATGTGCGATCTGACCAATCAGCTGTCCAACATGAAGGTCGAAGGTACGGGGTCCTACGAACTGGCGCTCGCCGCGTACCAGTGGGGCACCACCGCGGTGCGGGCCGCTGGTGGCGTGCCGCGCCAGGCCGCGATCCCGCAGCTTGTCGACCTGGTGGCCGGCTACGTCGACGGCTACCTGGCCGACGAGCGGTTGGTCAAGCCCAGCCCGTCACCGTCGGCGAGTCCGTCACCGTCGCTGTCGCCGAGCCCGTCGCCGAGCCCGTCGGGGTCGCCGCAGCCGGGCCCGGGTCCGACCACCACCGGCCCGCAGCCGTCGTCGTCGCCGACCGTCGCGCCCAAGCCGCAGGCACCGAAGACCACCGCGCCGCCCGCCACGGTCTGGGATCCGACGGTCCGGTACCAGTTCACCAACGTGCTGAGCGGCAAGATCATGGAAGTACCGGGCCTGGACGACACCACGATCGCCGGGGTGACCGTGCAACTGTGGCGCAACAACCGGGGCAAGGACCAGCACTGGCACATCATCGAGGCCCCGGATCCCGGCTGGGTGGTCATCAAGAACGCCTTCAACCACAAGGCGCTCGGCATCATGGACGCCTCGGTCGACGACAACGCCAAACTGATCCTCTTCGAACCCAACCACAACGACCACAACCAGCAGTGGAAGCTGGAGCGGCGGGCCGACGGCAGCTACAACATCCGCAACCGGCACTCCAACAAGGTGCTCGACATCCTCGGTGACGACATCAACGGCAGCGACGGGACGCCGATCAACCAGTGGACCTTTCAGGATCACGCCGTCGATCAGCGATGGACCCTGAGCAGGTGA
- a CDS encoding zf-HC2 domain-containing protein translates to MADSGCGEPQVREAIGLYQLGALPDDEASAVERHLGTCSDCLADAERVGEAALLLTLLSEADRDDLVAEFGVPSGVPSGVPSEGGAPPRGAGNHHTRPGGSAGPPTRPRPGRRGPRRLVLVGAGLATVLFLLGAIVVGQSALTGLFGGTGATTLVADATDEATGATLAVSVTRRGDDVGLRADVTGLTVGAPYRFYVTDLDGRSWELATISGTGRPQVVTATCPVPIDRLARFSVTAGDGSLAVTATVHPSGTPD, encoded by the coding sequence ATGGCTGACAGCGGGTGCGGCGAGCCGCAGGTACGCGAAGCGATCGGCCTCTACCAGCTCGGCGCGTTGCCCGACGACGAGGCGAGTGCGGTCGAGCGTCACCTCGGGACCTGCTCCGACTGCCTCGCGGACGCCGAACGGGTGGGCGAGGCGGCGCTCCTGCTGACGCTGCTCTCCGAGGCCGACCGCGACGACCTGGTGGCCGAGTTCGGGGTGCCGTCCGGGGTGCCGTCCGGGGTGCCGTCCGAGGGCGGGGCACCACCGCGTGGTGCCGGCAACCACCACACCCGCCCCGGCGGCTCCGCCGGCCCCCCGACGCGGCCCCGGCCCGGCCGGCGCGGCCCACGCCGGCTGGTCCTGGTCGGTGCCGGCCTCGCGACCGTGCTGTTCCTCCTCGGTGCCATCGTCGTCGGCCAGTCGGCACTGACCGGGCTGTTCGGCGGCACCGGGGCGACGACCCTGGTGGCCGACGCCACCGACGAGGCGACCGGTGCCACCCTGGCCGTGTCGGTCACCCGACGCGGTGACGACGTCGGGCTGCGCGCTGACGTGACCGGGCTCACCGTCGGCGCGCCGTACCGCTTCTACGTCACCGACCTCGACGGGCGTAGCTGGGAACTCGCCACCATCAGCGGCACCGGCCGCCCGCAGGTGGTGACCGCCACCTGTCCGGTCCCGATCGACCGGCTCGCCCGGTTCAGCGTCACCGCCGGCGACGGATCACTCGCGGTGACGGCCACGGTGCATCCGTCCGGGACACCGGACTGA
- a CDS encoding sigma-70 family RNA polymerase sigma factor, with amino-acid sequence MPPSGSSSAPADEDALKVAYETHGPILLNYLLRLSGGNRAMAEDVLQETLVRAWNHPEARTADGQWTRAWLFTVARRIAIDHIRSSQARPTERLDEQFEDRYALVDDTEQLLNRREVRAAVTRLPQRLRDALIEIYFKGHTVAEAARHLSVPEGTVKSRTFYALRALHEDLTSRGFIR; translated from the coding sequence GTGCCTCCCAGCGGTTCGTCGTCTGCCCCGGCAGATGAGGACGCGCTGAAGGTCGCCTACGAGACGCACGGCCCGATTCTGCTGAACTACCTGCTCCGGCTGAGTGGTGGCAACCGCGCCATGGCCGAGGACGTTCTGCAGGAGACGTTGGTGCGCGCCTGGAACCACCCGGAGGCACGGACAGCCGACGGCCAGTGGACGCGCGCCTGGTTGTTCACCGTGGCACGCCGGATCGCCATCGACCACATCCGGTCGAGCCAGGCCCGACCGACCGAACGCCTCGACGAGCAGTTCGAGGACCGGTACGCACTGGTCGACGACACCGAGCAGTTGCTCAACCGGCGGGAGGTGCGCGCCGCGGTCACCCGCCTGCCGCAACGCCTCCGTGATGCGTTGATCGAGATCTACTTCAAGGGCCACACGGTGGCCGAAGCCGCCCGACACCTGTCGGTGCCGGAAGGCACTGTCAAGTCCCGTACCTTCTATGCGTTGCGTGCCCTGCACGAGGACCTCACCTCGCGCGGGTTCATCCGCTGA